One Actinomycetota bacterium genomic window, CGGCTCGCCCGACGCGTCCGCGCAGGTAGTAGAGCTTGCTGCGCCGGACGTCCCCGCGCGTCACGACCTCGATCGTCGCCACGTTCGGGGAGTGGAGAGGGAACGTGCGCTCGACGCCCACGCCGAACGACATCTTCCGGACGGTGAACGTCTCCCGGGTGCCGCCTCCGCGCCTGCGGATGACGACGCCCTGGTAGGTCTGCAGCCGCTCGCGGTTGCCTTCCGAGACCCGGACCTGCACCTTCACGGTGTCGCCGGGTGAGAACTCAGGGAGGTTGTCGCGGAGCTGCGGCTGCTCGACGACCTCAGCGATGTTCAGCTTGGGCATGACTCTTCCACCACCTGGCTCGGGGAACCGCACGATGATAACGCACGTCGGCGGCGGGCAGGTCCCTGCTCGAGGTAACGCCCGGGGGCCGGGCAGCGGTCCGGGGGCCGTACCCGCCCCGTCCGCTCATCTCAACCGCCGCCTCCCCACGACGACGGCTCCCTCGATCGCCGCGATCGCGACGAAGGCGGCGGCAGCGAGCGTCCCGGCCTCCCGGACCGCGGGAGCCAGGCAGCCGATGGGGTCGCGCTGCGCCACGCAGTACGCACCGACGATCGCGACGAACACGGCGTAGCCGCCAGCCGCGAGGGAGACCAGATGGACGAGGGAGCTGACGAACGAGCCCCGC contains:
- the rplS gene encoding 50S ribosomal protein L19, whose product is MPKLNIAEVVEQPQLRDNLPEFSPGDTVKVQVRVSEGNRERLQTYQGVVIRRRGGGTRETFTVRKMSFGVGVERTFPLHSPNVATIEVVTRGDVRRSKLYYLRGRVGRAARIKEKR